The following proteins are co-located in the Vigna angularis cultivar LongXiaoDou No.4 chromosome 2, ASM1680809v1, whole genome shotgun sequence genome:
- the LOC108328448 gene encoding uncharacterized protein LOC108328448 produces the protein MQMDVYSHLSSPPFISHRFSSSRYQPFKLLCSKESQPKDDNNNKGDKSSTDWDKAWSKLKKQGGKKAFSKFSDKYVSWNPRRSEYPLSEEVDPIKRTERSNLRFWNSPTFTLGGAIIIVTFLLLYTILAPIPIK, from the exons ATGCAAATGGATGTTTATTCACATCTTTCGTCACCACCTTTCATATCGCATCGTTTCTCTTCTTCACGATACCAACCTTTCAAGCTTCTCTGTTCCAAGGAATCTCAACCGAAAGACGATAACAATAATAAGG GTGATAAATCTTCAACAGACTGGGACAAGGCATGGTCAAAATTGAAGAAGCAAGGGGGCAAAAAAGCCTTCTCCAAATTTTCAGATAAGTATGTGAGTTGGAATCCAAGGCGTTCAGAATACCCTCTTTCTGAGGAGGTTGATCCTATTAAGAGAACAGAGAGATCAAACCTCAGATTCTGGAATAGTCCCACTTTCACTCTAGGGGGTGCAATTATTATTGTCACTTTTCTTTTACTGTACACCATTCTTGCACCAATACCAATCAAATGA
- the LOC108329070 gene encoding pentatricopeptide repeat-containing protein At5g02830, chloroplastic, with translation MRDFVILGSSVTTPFPSSSSAAPYRFSIKHSIPKLAPFYSSWNISCALQAPLSLSADSKLVEEFEVFDEDAIDSGVDAEVLAKMVLLGIRGNKVRSVVHTLNRVQDRAVSLASHLNGSSIDAIAKECCRLLTCGQIEEAVELMEILTRFKISIRGLVQPSDVIKRCVLSRKPILAVRYACLLPHAQILFCSIISEFGKRRDLISALKTYELSKKHVDTPNMYIYRAIIDACGLCRDYMKSRYIYEDLLNQKITPNIYVFNSLMNVNAHDLSYTLNLYQNMQNLGLKPDMTSYNILLKACCVAGRVDLAQDIYRELKHLESVGQLKLDVFTYSTIIKVFADARLWQMALTIKQDMLSAGVSLNIVAWSSLINACAHTGLVEQAIQLFEEMLLAGCEPNTQCFNIILNACVEACQYDRAFRFFNSWKGKKMSRSFGEDCNNNIRPGLVHNVTTMPNGISNSHILNFAERFPFTPTTTTYNILLKACGTDYYHAKALIKEMETVGLSPNQISWSILIDICGASANVEGAIEILKNMADAGIKPDVIAYTTAIKVCVESKNFMQALALYEEMKSYQIRPNLITYNTLLKARSKYGSLHEVQQCLAIYQDMRKAGYKPNDCYLEELIEEWCEGVIQDNREMQGEFSFSNKSELERSQSLLLEKIAAHLLKRVADILSIDVQGLTKVEARLVVLAVLRMIKENYSLGHSINDDILIVIGATKVDENPNKRILEVQEAIIKLLRNELGLEVFSARTRLALSDTPKLKHPNFANLKIGALPGEDALPTLTGFQTRRPAILVRLKVTRKSLYSWLHRK, from the exons ATGAGAGATTTCGTGATCCTTGGCTCCTCTGTCACAACcccttttccttcttcttcttctgcagCACCCTATCGCTTCTCCATTAAACACTCTATTCCAAAGCTCGCTCCTTTCTATTCCTCTTGGAACATTTCATGCGCCCTCCAAGCCCCCCTCTCTCTCAGCGCCGATTCCAAGCTCGTTGAGGAATTTGAAGTGTTCGATGAGGATGCCATTGATTCTGGGGTCGATGCTGAGGTTCTGGCCAAGATGGTTCTGTTGGGAATTCGAGGGAACAAGGTAAGGAGTGTTGTTCACACTCTCAACAGAGTGCAGGATCGCGCAGTTTCTCTAGCTTCTCATCTTAATGGCTCTTCGATTGATGCCATTGCGAAGGAGTGTTGCCGTTTGCTCACGTGCGGCCAAATTGAGGAGGCTGTTGAACTAATGGAGATTCTCACAC gttTCAAGATATCAATCAGGGGACTTGTTCAGCCGTCTGACGTAATTAAACGCTGTGTTCTTAGTCGGAAACCAATTTTAGCTGTTAG GTATGCATGTCTTCTTCCCCATGCACAGATATTGTTCTGCAGTATTATATCAGAATTTGGCAAAAGGAGGGATTTGATTTCTGCTTTGAAAACATATGAGCTATCGAAGAAACATGTGGATACTCCCAATATGTACATATACCGGGCAATAATTGATGCTTGTGGTCTATGTCGTGATTACATGAAATCTAGGTACATATATGAG GATTTGCTTAATCAGAAGATCACTCCAAATATATACGTTTTCAACAGCCTCATGAATGTGAATGCTCATGATCTTAGCTACACATTAAATCTATATCAAAATATGCAG AATCTTGGTTTAAAACCAGATATGACATCTTATAACATCCTACTGAAAGCATGCTGTGTTGCTGGAAGAGTTGATCTGGCTCAAGACATCTATAGGGAACTTAAGCATTTGGAATCAGTGGGACAGCTAAAATTAGATGTCTTTACCTACAGCACAATTATAAAG GTCTTCGCAGATGCGAGGTTATGGCAGATGGCTCTAACAATCAAGCAAGACATGCTTTCTGCTGGTGTTTCTCTTAATATTGTCGCATGGTCATCATTAATCAATGCCTGTGCACATACAGGGCTTGTAGAGCAGGCAATTCAGTTATTTGAAGAAATGCTTTTGGCTGGCTGCGAGCCTAATACTCAGTGTTTCAACATCATTTTAAATGCCTGTGTTGAAGCTTGCCAATATGACAGGGCTTTTCGCTTTTTCAATTCTTGGAAGGGAAAAAAGATGTCAAGGTCATTTGGTGAAGACTGCAACAACAATATAAGACCGGGACTTGTGCATAATGTTACTACTATGCCAAATGGCATTTCTAATTCACACATCTTGAATTTTGCTGAGAGGTTCCCTTTCACACCAACTACAACAACATACAATATTTTACTGAAGGCCTGTGGTACTGATTATTACCATGCAAAAGCATTAATCAAAGAGATGGAAACAGTAGGCCTTTCCCCTAATCAAATTAGCTGGTCAATTTTGATAGATATCTGTGGAGCATCAGCAAACGTGGAGGGTGCCATTGAG ATTTTGAAGAACATGGCTGATGCTGGAATTAAACCTGATGTTATTGCATATACGACAGCCATTAAG GTTTGTGTTGAAAGTAAGAATTTTATGCAAGCATTAGCATTATATGAAGAAATGAAAAGCTACCAGATAAGACCAAATTTG ATAACATACAACACACTTCTGAAGGCCCGCAGTAAATATGGCTCCCTACATGAGGTGCAACAATGCTTGGCTATATACCAGGATATGCGAAAGGCAGG GTATAAACCCAATGACTGCTATCTGGAAGAATTGATTGAGGAATGGTGTGAAGGAGTGATACAAGATAACAGAGAGATGCAAGGAGAATTTTCTTTCAGCAATAAATCTGAATTAGAGAGATCCCAAAGTCTACTTCTTGAAAAAATTGCTGCTCACCTGCTAAAGAGGGTAGCTGACATCCTATCAATTGATGTTCAAGGTCTCACAAAG GTTGAAGCTCGTTTGGTTGTTCTTGCAGTTCTTCGTATGATCAAAGAGAATTACAGTTTAG GACATTCAATAAATGATGATATCTTGATCGTCATAGGAGCTACTAAAGTAGACGAAAATCCAAATAAACGCATATTAGAAGTGCAAGAGGCAATAATAAAACTTCTTAGAAACGAATTGGGGCTGGAAGTTTTTTCTGCCAGAACCAGATTAGCACTAAGTGACACACCAAAGTTAAAGCACCCCAACTTTGCAAATCTCAAAATAGGAGCACTACCAGGAGAGGATGCATTACCCACATTAACGGGGTTTCAGACCAGGAGACCTGCAATTCTAGTGAGGTTGAAGGTCACCAGAAAATCATTATACAGTTGGTTGCACAGGAAGTAA